A single region of the Microcella sp. genome encodes:
- the rpmA gene encoding 50S ribosomal protein L27: MAHKKGASSTRNGRDSNPQYLGVKRFGGQVVKAGEILVRQRGTHFHPGANVGRGGDDTLFALAAGSVEFGQKGGRKVVNIVSA; this comes from the coding sequence ATGGCACACAAAAAGGGCGCATCGTCCACCCGCAACGGTCGTGACTCGAACCCCCAGTACCTCGGCGTGAAGCGCTTCGGCGGTCAGGTCGTCAAGGCTGGCGAGATTCTTGTGCGTCAGCGCGGCACTCACTTTCACCCCGGGGCGAACGTCGGCCGCGGTGGCGACGACACCCTGTTCGCACTCGCGGCCGGTTCGGTCGAGTTCGGCCAGAAGGGCGGCCGCAAGGTCGTCAACATCGTCAGCGCATAA
- the rplU gene encoding 50S ribosomal protein L21, with translation MVYAVVRAGGRQEKVEVGTVVVLDRVKAGEDGTIQLTPVLHVDGDTVTTDAKKLAKITVTAEVLNDLRGPKIVIQKFKNKTGYKKRQGFRADLTRVKITGIK, from the coding sequence GTGGTCTACGCAGTGGTGCGCGCCGGTGGGCGGCAAGAGAAGGTCGAGGTCGGCACGGTTGTCGTGCTCGATCGCGTCAAGGCGGGCGAAGACGGCACTATTCAGTTGACCCCGGTTCTGCACGTCGACGGCGACACGGTCACGACCGACGCCAAGAAGCTCGCGAAGATCACGGTGACCGCCGAGGTGCTGAACGACCTCCGCGGCCCGAAGATCGTCATTCAGAAGTTCAAGAACAAGACCGGGTACAAGAAGCGTCAGGGTTTCCGCGCTGATCTGACCCGCGTCAAGATCACCGGCATCAAGTAA
- a CDS encoding HNH endonuclease signature motif containing protein, which yields MIASAMSVAVDALTAVPRALESYRALADEALLDLTRLAAEEVRLAQLHVSLLAGEIARRSTPELGSDGLAQRTGHRTAEELVRVTTGTRAVDARTAVRVGATIGGDQQGVLGAAVVEGRVSVAVADAVGIGLGRVGGGVSADDLDQAAAALLPRIEGLDADRAGREARALRDDLDLAGVAEREDARREQRSFRLRRRADGMGYAHWVLDPETYALVSDVFDRVTSPRRTGPHFTDARSDGASPADASAAEWADTRTPEQRASDVFAELLRHGAAADTTQLLGDAPIGVRIIVAATHLTTRTGRGYIEGHVDPVSIATVERHACTAGTITLTVDDTPDNAGQPLNLGRERRLFSRAQRVALAARDGGCRWPGCERPPSWCEAHHIEHWHRDHGKTNVADGILLCRHHHLLAHNNAWEITRAGPTYLLHPPDDGDPTRDDPTRDRAARESASRAITMPSRSRALHDALSA from the coding sequence GTGATCGCGTCAGCGATGTCGGTGGCGGTGGATGCTCTCACTGCTGTCCCTCGTGCTCTCGAGTCGTATCGTGCGCTGGCTGATGAGGCGTTGCTTGATCTCACCCGTCTGGCGGCAGAAGAGGTGCGACTGGCGCAACTGCATGTGTCGCTGTTGGCGGGCGAGATCGCCCGCCGCTCTACCCCTGAGTTGGGCTCTGACGGTTTGGCGCAGCGCACCGGGCATCGCACCGCCGAAGAGCTGGTGCGCGTCACCACGGGAACCCGGGCTGTGGACGCCCGCACGGCCGTGCGCGTCGGCGCGACGATCGGTGGCGACCAGCAGGGGGTGCTCGGCGCCGCCGTGGTGGAGGGGCGGGTCAGTGTTGCCGTCGCTGACGCTGTCGGCATCGGTTTGGGGCGAGTCGGTGGGGGTGTCAGTGCTGATGACCTCGACCAGGCTGCCGCTGCTCTGCTGCCGCGCATCGAGGGGCTTGATGCCGACCGCGCCGGCCGTGAAGCACGCGCTCTGCGGGACGACCTTGACCTTGCTGGTGTTGCGGAGCGTGAAGACGCCCGCCGCGAGCAGCGCTCCTTCCGGCTCAGGCGCCGCGCTGACGGCATGGGATACGCCCACTGGGTGCTCGACCCCGAAACCTACGCCCTGGTCAGTGACGTGTTCGACCGCGTCACTTCGCCCCGCCGCACCGGCCCCCACTTCACCGACGCGCGCTCTGATGGCGCGAGCCCAGCCGACGCCTCCGCGGCTGAGTGGGCTGACACGCGCACCCCCGAGCAGCGCGCCAGCGACGTGTTCGCCGAACTCCTCAGGCACGGTGCTGCCGCCGACACCACACAGCTGCTCGGCGATGCCCCCATCGGAGTGCGCATCATCGTCGCCGCCACACACCTCACCACCCGCACCGGTCGGGGGTACATCGAAGGCCACGTCGACCCGGTCTCGATCGCGACGGTCGAACGGCACGCCTGCACAGCCGGCACCATCACCCTCACCGTCGACGACACACCCGACAACGCGGGACAACCCCTCAACCTCGGCCGCGAACGACGCCTCTTCAGCCGTGCGCAGAGGGTTGCTCTCGCGGCCCGCGACGGAGGATGCCGCTGGCCAGGCTGCGAACGACCCCCCTCCTGGTGCGAAGCGCACCACATCGAGCACTGGCACCGCGACCACGGAAAGACCAATGTCGCCGACGGAATCCTGCTCTGCCGACATCACCACCTCCTCGCCCACAACAACGCATGGGAGATCACCCGCGCCGGGCCCACCTACCTGCTCCACCCACCCGACGACGGCGACCCCACGCGCGACGACCCCACTCGCGACAGAGCAGCCCGCGAGAGCGCCTCGCGCGCCATCACCATGCCCAGCCGCAGCAGGGCGCTGCACGACGCCCTCAGCGCATGA
- a CDS encoding DUF4031 domain-containing protein, producing MTVLIDEAAWPAHGRLWGHLVSDQSLDELHSFARRAGIPERGFDHDHYDYPEERRHALIALGAVPVTGRELVERLQASGLRVSQREKRGL from the coding sequence ATGACCGTGCTCATCGACGAAGCCGCCTGGCCCGCCCACGGCAGACTGTGGGGGCACCTCGTGAGCGACCAGTCGCTCGACGAGCTGCACAGCTTTGCACGCAGAGCCGGAATACCCGAGCGCGGCTTCGATCACGACCACTACGACTACCCCGAAGAACGACGGCACGCGCTCATCGCACTCGGGGCAGTACCGGTGACGGGGCGCGAACTGGTCGAGCGGTTGCAGGCCTCAGGGTTGAGGGTGAGCCAGCGCGAAAAACGCGGGCTCTGA
- a CDS encoding TIGR03943 family protein, translated as MPDTLWRRVQRWRGVVIIGTMAAITLWLAVSGQLVLYIHPRYIVFTVTMSIIAVVLSVLAVSSRRQHDDEHGAPPERRERMLGLTAAAIAGVFTLGMVVIPPATLSTATAQQREVNATASTDSASLEQASTADAEAIARFTVREWSSVLRQTSDLAFFDGKPATALLGFVTPDTDDPDNMFYVSRFVVTCCAVDAQPLGVPVHLPGWQATFAEGTWVEVSGPFASNPSRTSSQPIVLIPESVEAVEQPREPYLF; from the coding sequence TTGCCTGACACTCTGTGGCGTCGCGTGCAGCGGTGGCGCGGCGTCGTCATCATCGGCACGATGGCCGCCATCACGCTGTGGCTCGCGGTGAGCGGCCAGCTCGTGCTCTACATCCACCCTCGCTACATCGTCTTCACCGTGACGATGTCGATCATCGCGGTCGTGCTGTCGGTGCTGGCTGTCTCGAGTCGTCGCCAGCACGATGACGAGCACGGCGCACCTCCCGAGCGGCGTGAACGGATGCTCGGGCTCACGGCTGCTGCCATCGCGGGGGTCTTCACTCTCGGCATGGTGGTCATTCCGCCCGCGACGCTCAGCACCGCGACAGCGCAGCAGCGAGAGGTCAACGCGACGGCGAGCACCGACTCGGCGAGTCTCGAACAGGCGTCGACGGCCGACGCCGAGGCGATCGCGCGCTTCACGGTGCGCGAGTGGTCGTCGGTGCTGCGGCAGACGAGCGATCTGGCGTTCTTCGACGGCAAGCCCGCCACGGCGCTGCTCGGCTTCGTGACTCCTGACACCGACGACCCCGACAACATGTTCTACGTCTCGCGCTTCGTGGTGACCTGCTGCGCTGTCGACGCGCAACCGCTCGGGGTGCCGGTGCACCTGCCCGGCTGGCAGGCCACCTTCGCCGAAGGCACCTGGGTCGAAGTGTCTGGGCCCTTCGCGAGCAACCCTTCTCGCACGAGCTCGCAGCCGATCGTGCTGATTCCCGAGTCGGTCGAGGCGGTGGAGCAGCCGCGTGAGCCCTACCTCTTCTGA
- a CDS encoding permease has product MAVRAFTAENLDPSIPNPVQDLLTLSTSVLVESLPFIVLGIALSILVQVWIPEHWLLRILPRNEWGRRAVISLFGMFLPVCECGNVPLARGLVRRGFTVPESMTFLIAAPILNPVTIITTHQAFGFDDGILIARLLGGFAIANILGWLFSKHPEPMSLLSGRFAEQCRLDDGHTHSRNRREQTLDLFVRESSILMPALVIGALVAGGIQVIVPREVLVALGSDPLFSVLAMMLLAFIISICSNVDAFFVLPFASTFLPGSIVAFLVFGPIIDIKMLALMRTTYTTRTLVQLTTMVGLLSLALGLVVNVFA; this is encoded by the coding sequence GTGGCGGTGCGGGCGTTCACGGCCGAGAATCTCGACCCGAGCATCCCGAACCCGGTGCAAGACCTGCTCACGCTGTCGACGAGCGTGCTCGTCGAATCGCTTCCGTTCATCGTGCTCGGCATCGCGCTGTCGATTCTGGTGCAGGTGTGGATTCCTGAGCACTGGCTGCTGCGCATTCTGCCGCGCAACGAGTGGGGGCGGCGCGCGGTCATCTCGCTCTTCGGCATGTTTCTGCCGGTGTGCGAATGCGGCAATGTTCCCCTGGCGCGCGGGCTCGTCAGGCGCGGCTTCACGGTGCCCGAGTCGATGACCTTTCTCATCGCGGCGCCCATTCTCAACCCCGTCACGATCATCACCACGCACCAGGCGTTCGGTTTCGACGACGGCATTCTCATCGCACGGCTGCTCGGCGGCTTCGCGATCGCCAACATTCTCGGCTGGCTGTTCAGCAAGCACCCCGAGCCGATGAGTCTGCTGAGCGGCCGCTTCGCCGAGCAGTGCCGACTCGACGACGGGCACACGCACTCTCGCAACCGGCGCGAGCAGACTCTCGACCTGTTCGTGCGCGAGTCGAGCATTCTCATGCCGGCCCTCGTCATCGGCGCACTCGTGGCCGGCGGTATTCAGGTGATCGTGCCGCGCGAGGTGCTCGTGGCGCTCGGCAGCGACCCGCTGTTCAGTGTGCTGGCGATGATGCTGCTCGCATTCATCATCTCGATCTGCTCGAACGTCGATGCCTTCTTCGTGCTGCCGTTCGCGTCGACCTTCCTGCCGGGGTCGATCGTCGCGTTTCTGGTCTTCGGGCCGATCATCGACATCAAGATGCTCGCGCTCATGCGCACCACCTACACGACGAGAACGCTCGTGCAGCTGACCACGATGGTCGGTCTGCTGAGCCTCGCCCTCGGACTGGTGGTGAACGTCTTTGCCTGA
- a CDS encoding Rne/Rng family ribonuclease, whose amino-acid sequence MVSDDNLNDESTAPKKRTRLFGGRAPKRATDHASQSEPGFDAAHLAEPEPAAQSALESAHAVEPETAPASEAAPAKTRRKPAATAATAAQAEPDAPTEPAKKRERGAKREPDASAPSDANAASDASASLDESPAFDASTSAVEKPVSAPVFPELKPESTTSLLFFAPPVAAVSPSRRPSDADALDDDEGTSTSRRRSRTRRSRGGASADGDARNEGGRSDASRGDAGRGDSGRGDDSGRSRGRRSPEPITEPQRIKGSTRLEAKKQRRRDGRDAGRRRPVVTEAEFLARRESVDRAMVVRSKDGRIQIGVLEDGVLVEHYVARSSESSLIGNVYLGKVQNVLPSMEAAFVDIGRGRNAVLYSGEVDWDSAALDSDGKTQPRRIELALKPGDKVLVQVTKDPIGHKGARLTSQVSLPGRYLVYVPNGSMSGISRKLPDTERARLKKILKEVLPENVGVIVRTAAEGATEEQLTLDVQRLTSQWADISTQLEKTPAPALLHSEPDLLIKIIRDVFNEDFSSLVISGADAQQTIESYLRGVAPDLLDRVKKYEGDHDPFDEYRISEQIEKALDRKVWLPSGGSLVIDRTEAMTVVDVNTGKFVGSGGNLEETVTKNNLEAAEELVRQLRLRDIGGIIVVDFIDMVLESNRDLVLRRLIECLSRDRTKHQVAEVTSLGLVQMTRKRLGLGLLETFSETCDVCAGRGLIIHHDPVAKHRAPSDSTQNGGGRRRGGGNSPNGGGARNGGSTTKSGPSAGTHAITDDVSRALAQIAAKTVASTATGAITLPSATDAAAEQAVASTDSSARVESSSVESASVESSSGQRGSTERGATEPGTTEPGTTDSAGTEPSATTLEILDIPVEAKPVRKRAALDPKSADELLDSVLESLPEPPAPGTRKRASRRVTSGTITTTSSADGS is encoded by the coding sequence ATGGTGAGTGACGACAACCTGAACGACGAGAGCACGGCCCCGAAGAAGCGCACGAGACTCTTCGGCGGTCGAGCACCCAAGCGGGCGACCGACCATGCGTCGCAGAGCGAGCCCGGCTTCGATGCCGCGCACCTCGCCGAGCCCGAGCCCGCCGCACAGTCCGCACTGGAGTCTGCACACGCTGTTGAGCCCGAGACGGCTCCCGCGTCTGAGGCAGCTCCCGCCAAGACCAGGCGCAAGCCGGCAGCCACGGCAGCGACTGCCGCACAGGCCGAGCCTGACGCACCAACCGAACCCGCCAAGAAGCGCGAGCGCGGGGCGAAGCGCGAGCCCGACGCGAGCGCCCCGTCCGACGCGAACGCAGCGTCCGACGCGAGTGCCTCGCTCGATGAGAGCCCCGCGTTCGACGCGAGCACCTCAGCAGTCGAGAAGCCCGTCTCCGCACCCGTGTTTCCTGAGCTCAAGCCCGAGTCGACGACGTCGCTGCTGTTCTTCGCACCTCCCGTAGCCGCGGTGTCGCCGAGCCGTCGGCCGTCAGATGCCGACGCCCTCGACGACGACGAGGGCACCAGCACGAGTCGTCGACGCTCGCGCACGCGTCGCAGTCGAGGTGGAGCATCCGCAGACGGCGATGCCCGCAACGAGGGCGGTCGCAGCGATGCGAGCCGTGGCGATGCGGGCCGTGGCGACTCCGGCCGTGGCGACGATTCCGGCCGCTCGCGCGGTCGACGCAGCCCCGAGCCGATCACCGAGCCTCAGCGCATCAAGGGGTCGACCCGACTCGAGGCCAAGAAGCAGCGCCGCCGCGACGGCCGCGACGCCGGCCGCCGGCGCCCGGTCGTCACCGAGGCAGAGTTTCTCGCCCGCCGCGAGAGCGTCGACCGCGCCATGGTCGTGCGGTCGAAAGACGGCCGTATTCAGATCGGCGTGCTCGAAGACGGTGTGCTCGTCGAGCACTACGTCGCCCGGTCGAGCGAGTCGAGCCTCATCGGCAACGTCTACCTCGGCAAGGTGCAGAACGTGCTGCCCAGCATGGAGGCGGCCTTCGTCGACATCGGCCGCGGCCGCAACGCCGTGCTGTACTCGGGCGAAGTCGACTGGGATTCCGCCGCGCTCGACAGCGACGGCAAGACTCAGCCGCGTCGCATCGAGCTCGCACTGAAGCCAGGCGACAAGGTGCTCGTGCAGGTGACGAAAGACCCCATCGGGCACAAGGGTGCTCGACTGACGAGCCAGGTGAGCCTGCCGGGGCGCTACCTCGTCTACGTTCCGAATGGCTCGATGAGCGGCATCAGCCGCAAGCTGCCCGACACCGAGCGTGCGCGACTCAAGAAGATCTTGAAAGAGGTGCTGCCCGAGAATGTGGGCGTCATCGTGCGCACCGCGGCCGAGGGCGCCACCGAAGAGCAGTTGACCCTCGACGTGCAGCGCCTCACGAGCCAGTGGGCCGACATCAGCACGCAGCTCGAGAAGACGCCGGCGCCTGCGCTGCTGCACAGCGAGCCCGATCTGCTGATCAAGATCATTCGCGATGTCTTCAACGAAGATTTCAGCTCGCTCGTCATCAGCGGAGCAGACGCGCAGCAGACCATCGAGTCATACCTGCGCGGTGTGGCACCCGACCTGCTCGACCGCGTGAAGAAGTACGAGGGCGACCACGACCCCTTCGACGAATACCGCATCAGCGAGCAGATCGAGAAGGCCCTCGACCGCAAGGTCTGGCTGCCCTCGGGCGGCTCGCTCGTCATCGATCGCACCGAGGCGATGACCGTGGTCGACGTCAACACCGGCAAGTTCGTCGGCTCGGGCGGAAACCTCGAAGAGACCGTCACGAAGAACAACCTCGAGGCGGCCGAAGAGCTCGTGCGCCAGCTGCGCCTGCGCGACATCGGCGGCATCATCGTCGTCGACTTCATCGACATGGTGCTCGAGTCGAACCGCGACCTCGTGCTGCGCAGGCTCATCGAGTGCCTCAGCCGTGACCGCACCAAGCACCAGGTGGCAGAGGTGACGAGCCTGGGCCTCGTGCAGATGACGCGAAAGCGCCTCGGGCTCGGCCTGCTCGAGACCTTCAGCGAGACGTGCGACGTGTGCGCCGGTCGCGGGTTGATCATTCACCACGACCCCGTCGCGAAGCACCGCGCCCCGAGCGACTCGACCCAGAACGGCGGCGGTCGGCGACGCGGCGGCGGCAACTCGCCGAACGGCGGCGGCGCGCGCAACGGCGGCTCGACCACCAAGTCAGGCCCCTCGGCAGGCACGCACGCGATCACCGACGACGTGAGTCGCGCGCTCGCGCAGATCGCGGCGAAGACGGTCGCCTCGACGGCGACGGGCGCGATCACGCTTCCCTCGGCGACGGATGCTGCTGCCGAGCAGGCAGTCGCGTCCACCGACTCGTCGGCCAGGGTCGAGTCGTCCAGCGTCGAGTCGGCCAGCGTCGAGTCGTCCAGCGGTCAGCGCGGCAGCACCGAGCGCGGCGCCACCGAGCCCGGCACCACCGAGCCCGGCACCACCGACTCGGCGGGCACCGAGCCCTCCGCGACAACCCTTGAGATTCTCGACATCCCCGTCGAGGCGAAGCCGGTGCGCAAGCGGGCGGCGCTCGATCCGAAGTCGGCAGACGAGCTGCTCGACTCGGTGCTCGAATCGCTGCCAGAGCCTCCAGCACCCGGAACCCGCAAGCGCGCCTCGCGCCGGGTCACGAGCGGCACGATCACGACCACCTCGTCCGCAGACGGTTCGTGA
- a CDS encoding vitamin K epoxide reductase family protein, which translates to MTTTADRLHPRADAPRPIALAITLIVTGAVGWYGAMSLIVERVHSLIDPTYVLNCDVNPLVSCGSIMESWQASLLGFPNPLLGVAGLVAPIAVGVGLLAGARFARWFWWSFMVGVAGAFVFIMWLFDQAVFQIGILCPWCMLVWATVIPMFWVLLLWTLATGALVDNPRVARFASTVLPFVWVPIVATIVAIVVAIVVQFPTLIGLLLG; encoded by the coding sequence GTGACCACCACTGCTGATCGACTTCACCCGCGCGCAGACGCACCTCGCCCCATCGCACTCGCGATCACCCTCATCGTCACGGGAGCGGTCGGCTGGTACGGCGCGATGTCGCTCATCGTCGAGCGAGTGCACTCGCTCATCGACCCCACCTACGTGCTCAACTGCGACGTCAACCCGCTCGTCTCGTGCGGCAGCATCATGGAGTCGTGGCAGGCATCGCTGCTCGGTTTTCCGAACCCGCTCTTGGGGGTCGCGGGTCTTGTCGCGCCGATCGCCGTCGGCGTGGGTCTGCTCGCCGGTGCACGGTTCGCCCGGTGGTTCTGGTGGAGCTTCATGGTCGGCGTCGCGGGCGCCTTCGTCTTCATCATGTGGCTGTTCGACCAGGCCGTCTTTCAGATCGGCATTCTGTGCCCCTGGTGCATGCTCGTCTGGGCCACGGTGATTCCGATGTTCTGGGTGCTGCTGCTCTGGACGCTCGCGACCGGCGCGCTCGTCGACAACCCTCGCGTCGCGCGGTTCGCGTCGACCGTGCTGCCGTTCGTATGGGTGCCGATCGTCGCCACCATCGTGGCGATCGTGGTGGCCATCGTCGTGCAGTTTCCGACCCTGATCGGGCTACTGCTGGGCTGA
- the ndk gene encoding nucleoside-diphosphate kinase, whose product MTTTVEETLVLVKPDGVARNLTGEILRRIEAKGYQLVDLRLVQPDRDLLAAHYAEHEGKPFYEPLIEFMESGPVVAARIAGNRVIEGFRSLAGTTDPTTAAPGTIRGDLGRDWGLKVQQNLVHGSDSPESAARELALWFA is encoded by the coding sequence ATGACCACCACCGTTGAAGAGACCCTCGTGCTCGTGAAGCCCGATGGTGTCGCCCGCAACCTCACCGGCGAGATTCTGCGCCGCATCGAAGCGAAGGGCTACCAGCTCGTCGACCTCAGGCTCGTGCAGCCCGACCGCGACCTGCTTGCCGCCCACTATGCCGAGCACGAAGGCAAGCCCTTCTACGAGCCGCTCATCGAGTTCATGGAGTCTGGCCCCGTCGTCGCCGCGCGCATCGCCGGCAACCGCGTCATCGAAGGCTTTCGCTCATTGGCGGGCACGACCGACCCGACGACGGCGGCGCCGGGCACCATTCGCGGCGACCTCGGGCGCGACTGGGGCCTGAAGGTGCAGCAGAACCTCGTGCACGGCTCAGACTCTCCCGAGTCTGCCGCTCGCGAGCTGGCGCTCTGGTTCGCCTGA
- a CDS encoding DUF4233 domain-containing protein yields MTDTASTPAPEQPARRARRTRSATESLLVITLGMEMLAVVFGTLAINGLGILPSSSVFIGGAVLLVLLVVAVRVARYRWGVWFGSALQVVLLLTGIIEVLAAVTAAVFVGFWIYGLVKGRQLDAATSASAASTDHTDQETS; encoded by the coding sequence GTGACCGACACCGCCTCGACACCAGCACCCGAACAGCCGGCGCGCCGCGCGCGGCGCACCCGCAGCGCGACAGAGTCGCTGCTCGTCATCACCCTGGGCATGGAGATGCTCGCCGTCGTCTTCGGAACCCTCGCCATCAACGGGCTCGGCATACTGCCGTCGTCATCGGTCTTCATCGGCGGAGCCGTGTTGCTGGTGCTGCTCGTCGTGGCCGTGCGGGTTGCACGCTACCGCTGGGGAGTGTGGTTCGGCTCGGCATTGCAGGTCGTGCTGCTGCTCACGGGCATCATCGAAGTGCTCGCCGCCGTGACCGCGGCCGTCTTCGTGGGATTCTGGATCTACGGCCTCGTCAAGGGCCGGCAACTCGATGCGGCGACGAGCGCGAGCGCAGCATCCACCGACCACACCGATCAGGAGACATCATGA
- a CDS encoding folylpolyglutamate synthase/dihydrofolate synthase family protein, with translation MTPDRSADDRAAAEAVHAELLARIGEANPQPRLEATRRAAELLGDPHRSFAIVHITGTNGKTSTARMIESILRAYGLRTGLLTSPHLTRLNERIVIDGEPISDRMLADTWADIAPYLLMVDAELTANGEAPLSNFEALTALSFAAFADAPVDVAVLEVGMGGEWDSTNIADGDVAVLTPIALDHERFLGSTVGEIARTKAGIIKPAATVVTAIQQPEAMQELTAAAEHNEAAVVCEGIGFALVDARLAVGGQLIDVRGRAGEYREVFLPLFGVHQAQNAAVAIAAVESFLGDGTQPLADDVLAEGLGSVTSPGRLQLIGTEPSVLIDAAHNPHGAEALARALLTSFAFDSITAIVGVLDDKDARGIIEALDPVVDRFIVSSSATARSIDGDELADVVAAVASHDRVSVEPSLAAAIDAARAEAGPNDAVLITGSVTMAGQALLIAREQNWVL, from the coding sequence ATGACCCCCGACCGTTCGGCCGACGACCGCGCCGCCGCCGAGGCAGTGCACGCCGAGCTGCTCGCCCGCATCGGCGAGGCGAACCCTCAGCCGCGCCTCGAAGCGACGCGTCGCGCCGCTGAACTGCTCGGCGACCCGCACCGCAGCTTCGCGATCGTGCACATCACCGGCACCAACGGCAAGACATCGACGGCACGCATGATCGAGAGCATCCTGCGCGCATACGGTCTGCGCACCGGCCTGCTCACGAGCCCGCACCTCACTCGCCTCAACGAGCGCATCGTGATCGACGGCGAACCCATCAGCGACCGGATGCTCGCCGACACCTGGGCAGACATCGCACCATACCTGCTCATGGTCGATGCCGAGTTGACCGCGAACGGCGAAGCGCCCTTGAGCAACTTCGAGGCGCTCACCGCGCTCTCGTTCGCCGCCTTCGCCGACGCTCCCGTCGATGTCGCCGTGCTCGAGGTGGGCATGGGTGGCGAGTGGGATTCGACGAACATCGCCGACGGCGACGTCGCCGTGCTCACGCCCATCGCGCTCGATCACGAACGCTTTCTCGGCAGCACGGTCGGTGAGATCGCTCGCACGAAGGCCGGCATCATCAAACCGGCCGCGACGGTCGTCACGGCCATCCAGCAGCCCGAGGCGATGCAAGAGCTCACCGCGGCCGCCGAGCACAACGAAGCCGCGGTAGTCTGCGAAGGCATCGGCTTCGCTCTCGTCGATGCCCGGCTCGCGGTGGGCGGGCAGCTCATCGACGTGCGGGGCAGGGCGGGCGAGTATCGCGAAGTGTTCTTGCCGCTGTTCGGAGTGCATCAGGCTCAGAACGCCGCCGTGGCGATCGCCGCCGTCGAATCGTTTCTCGGCGACGGCACGCAGCCGCTCGCCGACGACGTGCTCGCCGAAGGGCTCGGCTCGGTGACGAGCCCGGGGCGGCTGCAGCTCATCGGTACCGAGCCGAGCGTGCTCATCGATGCGGCGCACAACCCGCACGGCGCCGAAGCGCTCGCGCGGGCACTGCTCACGTCTTTCGCCTTTGACTCGATCACCGCGATCGTCGGCGTGCTCGATGACAAGGACGCGAGGGGCATCATCGAAGCCCTCGATCCGGTCGTCGACCGCTTCATCGTGAGCAGCAGCGCGACGGCCCGCTCGATCGACGGCGACGAGCTCGCCGATGTCGTCGCCGCCGTGGCGAGCCACGATCGAGTGTCGGTCGAGCCGAGTCTGGCCGCGGCGATCGACGCAGCTCGAGCAGAGGCCGGGCCGAACGACGCCGTGCTCATCACCGGTTCGGTGACGATGGCCGGTCAGGCGCTGCTCATCGCGCGCGAGCAGAATTGGGTGCTGTGA